A region of the Roseovarius nanhaiticus genome:
TGGGGTTACCTCATCCCTTGGCCGCGATGGCATCGGCCACCTGCAGCACATTATTCGCCATCCGCTCACTTGCCGCGTCGATCATCTTGCCGTCGAGGCTGGCCGCGCCCTTGCCCTCGGCCTCGGCCTTGCGCAGCTCTTCGATGATGCGGCGGGCGCGGGTGACTTCGGCCTCGGGGGGCGAGAACGTCTCGTTCGCCAGCGCGATCTGGCTGGGGTGAATGGCCCACTTACCTTCGATCCCGAGGGCGGCGGCGCGCTTGGCCGAGAGGGTGTAGCCGTCGGGATCGCTGAAATCGCCAAAAGGGCCGTCGATGGCGCGTAAGCCATAGGCGCGGCAGGCGACTGTCATGCGGCTGAGCGCGAAATGCCACTGATCGCCCGGATAATCGGGGTTCAGCCCGCCGATGACCACGGTGCGCGCGCGGTTCGAGGCCGCGTAATCCGCCACGCCGAAATGCAGCGCCTCCAGCCGTCCGGGTGCGGCGGCGATCGCCTCGACATTGGCCATGCCGAGCGCGGTCTCGATCAGCGCCTCGAGGCCGATCTGGTGCTTTAGCCCCATCGCCACTTCGATCTGGCTGACCATGGTTTCGACGGTGTAAAGATCGCCCGGCACGCCGACCTTGGGCACGAGGATCGTGTCCACATGGCTCCCCGCCTGCTCGAGGATATCGACCACATCGCGATACATGTAATGCGTGTCGAGACCGTTGATGCGGATCGACATCGTCTTGCCCTTGGCGCGCCAGTCGATGTCGTTCAGCGCCTCGATGATGTTCTTGCGCGCCTGCACCTTGTCAGGGGGCGCCACGGCATCCTCGAGATCGAGAAAGATGTAATCGACATCGCTGTCGGCGGCCTTCTCGATCATTGACGGGTTCGAGCCGGGCACGGCCAGCTCGGATCGCTGCAGGCGCTGTTTCTTGAGCGGGTGCAAGGTGTAGCTCATCTCGGTATCCTTCCTCGGGACGATGTCATGAGGATCAGGATGCCGGGATGCGCGCGCGCCGCATACTTTCGCACGGGTAGCATCGACAGGGTGCAGATGCGGCATGGCGCCGAACGGGTAGGGCGGGGCTACCCGGACACAGCGCTACCGTATGCGGTGGGGTGCGGAATGCGCGCGCATTCCGACTGCGGAAAATACGATTTTTCCGCTAGAGCACGATGCGCATCGGCTCGTTATTGCAAAAGATGATCATCTGGCCGGCATTGGTGACGGCGTGATATCCGCGGCGTTTCAGCTCGGCGACAAACCGGTCGCGCCCGACATAGCGATCGATGTGATCCAGCTTGCGGCGCAAAACACTCCCGCCTTGCGCCGATTGCGCGCCGAAGAGGCTTTGCATCCATTGCTCGGGCGTCATGGTGATGGGGGTATTCATGCTCATGCCCCGACTTTCGCCGGGGCATGGTTAAAACGCGGTTAAGTGCAGTCAGGCGTGCTTGCGGTAATGCTCTTGCGCGGCGGCGACGCCTGCGCCGGGTGTGATCTTGGCGCCCGCGTCGCGCAGGGCCATCTCGGTCGCGGACAGCGCACCGCACAGCATCACCGGGTTGAGCGAGCCCAGATGGCCGATGCGGAACGCCTTGCCCGCCAGCTTGTTCAGGCCGCTGCCCAGAGAGGTGCGGTACTTGGAGTAGGCGATCGAGATCACCTCCTTGGCGTCCACGCCCTCGGGCGTGTAGATGGCCGAGACGGTATTGGACTGCCATTCGGGCGCGGCGGCGACCAGCTTGCATCCTTCCCACTGGGCCACGGCCTGGCGCACGCCTTCGGCAAGGTAGGCGTGGCGCGCCCACACGGCCTCCATGCCCTCGGCCAACATCATGTCCAGCGACACACGCAGGCCGCGCAAAAGCTGCGTGGGCGGCGTGTAGGGGAAATACCCAGTGTCGTTCAGCTTGATCATCTCATCGAAGGCAAAATAGCTGCGCGGCATCTTGGGGCTGTTCGATGCGTTGATCGCCAGCGCCTTGTCCGACACACCCAGAAATCCAAGACCCGCAGGCAGCATGAAGCCCTTTTGCGAGCCTGCCACGGCCAGATCGACGCCCCAGTCCTCCTGCTCGAACGGGATCGAGCCGATGGCGCTGACGCCGTCCACAAAGAGCAGCGCGGGGTGGCTCGCCGCGTCCAGCGCATCGCGCACGGCCTTCACGTCGGAGGTGACGCCCGTGGCCGTCTCGTTATGGGTGACAAAAACGGCCTTGATCGCGTGGTCGGTGTCAGCCTTCAGCTTGGCCGCATACTCTTCGACCGGCACGCCCTTGCCCCATTCGACCTCGATCAGGTCGACGTCGAGGTTCAGACGCTCGGCCATATCGGCCCAGAGCAGCGAAAACTGCCCAAAGCGCGCCATCAGCACCTTGTCGCCCGGCGCCAAGGTGTTCGAGATGGCGGATTCCCATGCGCCGGTGCCCGAGGACGGGTAGATGAAGACGCGGCCATTGCGCAGGCGGAACGCCTTCTTGATGTCCTCCAGAACGGGGCGGACGAAGTCGCAGAAATCGGGCGCGCGCATGTCTTCCATGGGAATGTTCATCGCCTGGCGCACCTCTTCGGGAACGTTCGTGGGGCCGGGAATATAGAGGTGGGAAAAGCCGTGCATGTTGGAACTCCTTTTGCTGCGCCCATGTATCCTGCGCCCTGCACCGGGGCGCAATGCCCGAGTGCATGGCACCGGGCGCGATCTGCGCGCCATGTGCGCCAAACGGGTAGGGCGGGCCTACCCGGCACGCCCGACGTACCCGATGGCATACCATCGCACACAGAAATATTGGGCAAAATCAGATGGTTCAGGGCGCAAACCGCGCAGAATTATCGTGACTTATTCCTGGTGATATGCAGCAATCCATTCATGGATGAGGCAAATCTGACAGATGCGCGCGTGATGGTCGCGGACCGGCAACTGATCGTTTGCCAGGGCATCGGCTCGCTTGTCGGGCAGATCGACGGGATCGAGCTGGGCGTGTTCGTAACTGATCTGGCCGCCCTGCGCGCCGGCCTCGCGGCCGAGCGGGGGCGGCTGATCGTCATACTGGGCGTGCGCCTTGCCGATTGCGATCTGGCGACCGCGATGGAGACGATCCGGCGCGACAATCCTGCCGCGCTGGTCGTCGTCGTGGCGGACGAGAGCGAGTTCGCCTTTATCCGCGCCGCGATCAAGGCGGGCGCGAACTCCGTCTGCACCATGCCCCAGATTCTGGTCAGCCTGCCGCGCATCCTGGGCAAGCTGGTCGAAGGGCATTCGATCCTGCCGACCGAGATCCTGCGCCGCCTTGCCAACGAGACGACCGACACGCTGTCACGGCGCGAGCATGAGATCCTGGGCCTTCTGGCGAACGGTCTGACGAATTTCCAGATCTCGGCACGGCTCGGCCTGTCTGAAAACACGGTGAAGTATTACCTCAAGGCCATCTACCAAAAGCTGGATGTCAACTCGCGCGGGGCGGCCATCGCGAAATACGTGGCCGGGAACTACTGACGGCGCGCCGCCCGCTTAGCCCCGCCGTCTGCGCCTGCGCCCCTCGTCGCCGCCACCCGATCCAGCGTTGAAATTCGGGCTGGGCAAGGTCGTGATCTTGGCAAGCTCGGGGAATGTCTCGGTCTTGTGCGGGATCGCGTTGGCGGCCACGAAATGCTCCTGAAACTTGGGCTCGATGGCCGTCTCGACCTTGTGGATGCGGCGCACCATCTGTTCGATCTCGGCCCGCGCCTTGAGGCTGCAAAGCGCAATGCGCGCGCCCGTGCCCGCCGCATTGCCCGCCGATGTCACCTTGCTCAGATGCGCATCGGGGATCATGCCCAGCACCATCGCGTGCAGGTTCGAAATATGCGCGCCGAAGGCCCCGGCCAGCACGACGCGGTCCACCTTGTCGACGCCGCGTTCATCCATAAGCAGGCGCGCGCCGGCATAGAGCGCGGATTTGGCCAGCTGGATCGCGCGAATGTCGCCTTGGGTCACGGTGATGCGCGGGCCGCCTTCATCCGTGCTGTCATGCACAAGATAGCTATGGGTGCGCCCCTCGGGCACCATGCGCGGCGTGCCGGTGGCCTCCGCGCTGCCCATCAGGCCGTTTTCGTCCATCAGCCCTGCCATGCGCAGTTCGGCCACGGCCTCGATGATGCCGGACCCGCAGATGCCGGTGATGCCCGAGGCGCCGATGGCCTCATCGAAGCCTTCCTCATCGGACCAGAGGTCGCTGCCGATCACGCGAAAGCGCGGCTCTTTCGTCACGGGGTCGATGCGGATCGCCTCGATCGCGCCGGGTGCTGCGCGCTGGCCCGAACTGATCTGCGCACCCTCGAAGGCGGGGCCTGTGGGCGAGGAGCAGGCCAAAACGCCGCCCTTGTCGCCCAGAAGGATTTCGGCATTGGTGCCGACGTCGATGATCAACACCAGATCGTCCGACGCGCCCGGCTGCTCGGCCAGGGCAACGGCGGCGGCATCGGCGCCGACATGGCCCGCAATGCAGGGCAGGATGTAGATGCGCGCGCGGTCGTTGATTGCGGTGATGTCCATCTCGCGCGCGTTCAGCGTGATGCTCTCGGACGTGGCCAGGGCGAAGGGGGCCTGGCCCAGCTCGACCGGGTCAATCCCCAGCAGCAGATGGTGCATGACCGGGTTGCAGACGATCACCGTTTCAACGATCAGATCGGCCGAGATGTCCGCCTCCTTGGCGATTTCCTCGGCCAGAGTGTTGATCGCCTCGCGCACGGCGCGGGTCATTTCCTTGTCGCCGCCGGGGTTCATCATCGCATATGACACGCGGCTCATCAGATCCTCGCCAAAGCGGATCTGCGGGTTCATGATGCCCGAAGAGGCGATGACGGCGCCCGTGTCGAGATCGGTCAGGTGCGCGGCCACGGTGGTCGAGCCAAGGTCGATGGCCAGACCGTACAGCCCTGCCTCATGCAGGCCCGGCCAGATCTCGATCACGCGGGGTGTGTCGCCCGCGTGGCCCTTGTTCAGGGCCACGGTCACTTGCCATTTGCCCTTGCGCAGCACCGGCTGCAACTTGGACATCAGGGATAGATCGGCGGTGATGGCGGGAATGTCCCATTCGCGGCGCAGCGCGCGGGCCAGACGCTCGAAATCGCCGGTCGGCTCGTGCATGTCCGGCTCGTCCACCTCGACGAAATAGAGGCGCGTGGCGGGATCCATCTCGACCGCGCGGGTCGATGCGGCCTTGCGCACGACCTGGCGGTGGACCTGGCTCTCGGCGGGCACATCAATCACCACGTCGCGCTGCACGGTCGCCTGACAGCCGAGTCGCCGGCCTGCTTTCAGCCCGCGCTTGTCGTCATAGCGCTGCTCGACCGAATTCCACTCGGACAGCGCGTCCTCGGCCACGGTCACGCCATGCTTGGAAAACTCGCCGTAGCTGGGCGTGATTTGGCATTTCGAGCAGATGCCGCGCCCGCCACAGACCGAATCGAGATCGACGCCCAACTGCCGCGCGGCGGTCAGGACAGGCGTTCCGACAGGAAAGCGTCCACGCTTGCCCGAGGGAGTGAAAACGACGAGAGGATCGGTGCTCATGACGGACTTCCATCTGTTGCGCTGCAGCTTGGCCGGACATTAGGGGTTTATGCGCAAAGGGAAAGGCCAAGAGCGTCTTAAACTGGCCTCGGCGCGGCATGTTCTTCGCAAGCGCGCCCTTGGGAGGGACCGCACCGGACGGAAGCTGCCGCAAAGCGGTGCCTCAGCCTCGGCGCAAGGGCTCGCCATCGGGCAGGGTGATGCCCGCCACCTGCTCGGATATCGGATCGTTCGAGAGGGGGTGCACCTGCGATGTATAGGCCTCGGGATCGCGCATCGCCTCCCATTGGCCGCCGACATGGACCTCAAGCCCCGAGAAGCTGGCCTTGTAGCCCATCTTGGGCGATCCGGGCACCCAATAGCCCAGGTAGACATGGGGCAACTCGGCCTCGCGAGCGATCTCGATATGATCGAGAATGATGTAGGTTCCCAGTGAATGACGGGTCCAGTCCGGGTCGAAGAAAGAATAGACCATGCTCACCCCATCCTCGAGCACGTCGGTCAGGCAGACGGCGATCAGATCGCCGGTGGCTTCTTCGACATATTCGACGACGCGGGTGCGGATCGGCGTTTCTTCGACCATGGAGGCGAACTCGAACGCATCCATATCCGCCATACCGCCCGCGGCATGGCGCGATTCCAGATAGCGCCGGAAAAGGGCGTATTGGTCTTCCGTCGCCCAAGGCGAGGTCGCCCGCCGCGCAAGCCCCGCGTTGCGGCGGATCACACGCTTCTGGCTTCTTGATGGCTGGAAATCCGCGACACTGATGCGCGCCGACATGCAGGCGGCGCAATCGGCGCAAGAGGGGCGGTACAAGACGTTCTGCGATCGGCGAAAGCCCTGCTTGCTCAGCCCGTCATTCAAACGCTGCGCGCCGTCGCCCTGCAGCGCAGTAAAGAGCTTGCGCTCCATCCGGCCCTCCAGGTACGGGCAAGGCTGCGGGGCCGTCACATAAAATTGCGGCGCTATCGTGGATGTATGTCGCATCAAATCCCGGTTTCGTCAGCGTTTCGCGGAGCCTAGCAACGATGCCGCCCGCCGCCAAGACGCTATTGCCGGAGGGGGGCGCGTCAGCCTGCCGCGCGCCGATTGAGCATCGCCGTGCCCAGGATCATGTCGCTCAGGCCGCGCCCCGCGCCATCGGTCAGCATCAACAGGACAGAGATAACCTGCGGCAAAACGAAGGCCATGGAGGCGCTGTAGCCCAATGTATGCAAGGCCGCTGTAAGAGGGTCGAGGCGGGCGCCGTCATGGCGTCTCAACTCGATGGCCATCATCACCATGCCCCATGTGGCCGACCCGCGCGACAGCGTCGCGATGCGGTAGACCAGTCCGACAGCCAGCATGAGCGCGGGTAGAAAAAAGAATCCGATCCCGAGGGTCAGGATGAGGGCAATGACGCAAAAGACCAGGATCAGCACCGAATCGATCAGCCATGCCAAGAGGCGCTTGGTCGGCACGCCGGCGTAGAATTCAGGCTGCGCGATAGGGTCGGGCAGCGCGGCATGAGGCGAGGCAGGGCTGTGCATGATCGGCTCCGTCGATGGGGGGTCTTGGGGCGGCATTGTTCAAGATAAAGGCATGGCGCGCGCCGCGATCAAGGTATGACGTGGCCATGATCCGGCCGGGCGGCGCAATTGCACCGCCCGGTCATGGGTCCACGGGGGCGGATCAGCGCTCGCCGGTCTCGCCCGTTTCCTCTGCGTCCTTGCGCCGGTTTTCGCTGCGCTCACTCATGAATTGGTCGAACTCGGCCTTGTCCTTGGCGGCGCGCAGGCGCTCCAAGAACTGCTCGAAGCTGGCCTGTTCGTCCTGCAGGCGGCGCAACGTCTCGTCGCGGTAGGCGTCGAAGGCGGTGTTCCCGCTGCTGCGCGAGGCCGTCATGCGGCTGGCGAAGGGGGCAGTGCGGCAGGTGCTGTGGTCTCTCATCGGGCGTTTGCTCCATATCAGATAGCCAAGAAGGGCGAGGCCGATAGGCCAGATCGTGGCAAAACTGACCACGAGGAGGGCAACCCAAGCCAGGGTGCCGCGCCGGTCCAGCCAGGCGGTAATGCCGTCCAGCCAGCGCATCGCACTGCCGGCGGCGGTCGGGTGTTGGGCGGTGGTGGTCATCGCAAATCCTCTTTGCTGCGGTATGTAAATGATCTTCACATCTTCTAGATTGGGCCGCGGAGGCTCCTGCGCAAGATCCCATGTAAATTAATTTTACATTTTTCGGATCGGGGCACCGGCAGGCGCGCCGTTTGACCGCCATTGACCGCCCCCCGGCCATGCGTATCACTGAACGCATGAATTTCTCTGACCGCATCACCCGCGTCCCGCATCCCTTCGCCCAGGACCACGCCGACGAGGCGCTGGCGCGCTACCCGGACGTGACGGGCGATGTCGCCGGCCTCATAGCCGGTGCGGCAGGGTGCAGCCCCTACCTGCGCCAGTTGATGCAAAGCGAGGCTGACTGGCTTCCATCCGCGCTTGAGGCGCCTGAGGAGGAAATGGCCAACCTCATGAACGGCCTGCGCGCGCATGAGGGGGATCCCGGCGCGGCGCTGCGCCGGGCCAAGCGGCGCGCGGCGCTTCTGATCGGGCTCGCCGATCTGGGCGGGGTCTGGCCGCTGGCTCAGGTCACGCAGGCGCTGAGCGATCTGGCGGACCTGGCCTGCGACATCGCCCTGCGCCATGCCATCGCGCAGGAGCTGCGCCGCGGCAAGCTGCCGGGCATGACCGAAGCCGATCTGGACACCTGCGGCGGCATGACCGTGCTTGCCATGGGCAAGATGGGCGCGGGCGAGCTCAATTACAGCTCGGATATCGACCTGATCTGTCTTTATGACGAGACGCGCTTTGACGGCGATGACCAACACGAGGCGCGCGCCGCCTTCGTGCGCGCCACCCGCCGCATGGCCCAGATGTTGAGCGAGAATACCGCCGAGGGCTATGTTTTTCGCACCGATCTGCGGCTGCGACCCGATCCGGGCGTCACACCCGTCTGCATGTCGATGGCGGCTGCCGAGGCCTATTACGAAAGCCTTGGCCGCACATGGGAGCGCGCCGCCTATATCAAGGCGCGCCCCTCTGCAGGCGATCTGGAGGCGGGCGCGCAGTTCCTCAAGACGCTGACGCCATTTGTCTGGCGCCGCCATCTGGATTTCGCGGCGATCGAGGACGCGCACAACATGCGGCTGCGCATCCGGGCGCATAAGGGTCTCGGCGCCGATCTGGGCGGGCCGCTCGACCTGATGGGGCACAACATGAAGCTGGGCCGCGGCGGCATCCGCGAGATCGAGTTCTTCACCCAGACCCGTCAGCTGATCGCGGGCGGGCGCGATCCGTCCTTGCGCATGCGCGGCACGCTTGAAGGGCTGAAGGGGCTGGCGGAAAAAGAGTGGGTGCCGGCCAAGGTCGCCGAGGATCTGGCGGATCACTACCGCTTTCACCGCGAGGTCGAGCACCGCCTGCAAATGCTGCGCGATCAGCAGACCCATGATCTGCCCACCACGGACGAGGAGTTCGGCCGGCTGGCCGCCTTCATGGGCCGCGACGCCGAGGGGCTGAAGGACGAGCTTCTGTCCCGGCTCTGCGACGTGGACGGCGTCATCGAGCGGTTCTTTAAGCCCGAGGGCGGCGCGGGCGAGGATGCCGCGCGCGAGGCGGAGCAGGGCACGTGGCTCGACCCCAAGGTGATTGCCCGATGGCCGGGCTATCCGGCGCTGCGCTCGGACCGGGCAGTGCAGATCTTTCGCCGGCTGCGACCCGACATTCTGACGCGCCTGTCGCGCACATCGCATCCCGAGGAGGCGCTTTTGGCCTTTGACGGGTTTCTGGCGGGGCTGCCCGCCGGGGTGCAGGTGTTTTCCCTCTTCGAGAGCAATCCCCAGCTGATCGAGCTTCTGGTCGATATCGTCGGGACTGCGCCCGCGCTGGCGGCATACCTTTCGCGCAACGCCGCCGTTTTTGATGCGGTGATCGCGGGCGATTTCTTTGCGCCCTGGCCGGGGCTTGCGGCGCTGCGCGCCGATATCGCCGCCCGCCTCGCGCGCGAGGCTGATTACGAGGCGCGCTTGATCGCGCTGCGCAGCTGGCGGCGCGAATGGCATTTCCGCATCGGCGTGCATCACCTGCGCGGCCTTGTGGACGCGGCCACATCCGCCCGACATTACGCCGATCTGGCCGAGGCCGTGCTGGGCGCGCTCTGGCCCGAGGTGGTGGCGCAGTTCGCGGCCAAGCACGGCCCGCCGCCGGGGCGCGGCGCGGCGGTGATGGGCATGGGATCATTGGGCACCCGCGCGCTCAATGCCGCGTCGGATCTGGACCTGATCGTGATCTACGACGCGGATGGCGCGGAAGGCTCGGACGGCCGCCGCCCGCTGGCGGTACAGCCCTATTACGCGCGCCTCACGCAGGCGATGATCTCGGGGCTGACCGCACAGATGACGGGCGGGCGCCTATACGAGGTAGATATGCGCCTGCGCCCCTCCGGCAATCAGGGCCCCGTGGCCGTATCGCTGGCCGCCTTTCGCAGCTATCAGCAGAACGAGGCCTGGGGGTGGGAACATCTGGCGCTGACCCGCGCTCGCGCCGTGGCGGGCGAGGCGGATCTGGGGGCCGAAATCCAAGCCTTCCGCGCCGATCTGATCGCCGAGGTCGCGGCGCGCCCGAACGCCGAAAGCCGCCTCGCGCAGGAAGTGATCGACATGCGCGCGCGCATCGCCGCCGCCAAGCCGCCCGAGGGACCGCTCGACCCCAAGCTGGGGCCGGGACGGCTGCAGGATGTGCAGCTGATCGCGCAGGCCGCTGTCCTTGTCTCGGGGCGCGCTGTCACGGGCGCGCGGGCGGGTGTCAGCGCGGGCATCGCCGCCGGCCGCGCTCTGGGCTGGTGGGACGAGGCTGGCGCGTCGGCCCTGTCGCGCGCCGCCGCGATCTGCCGTGATGTGCAAATGACCGCGCGCCTTCTGGGCGATGGGCCGCTGGACCCCGAAACGCTTGGCGCGGGTGCGCGCGCCTTCGTCTTGCGCGAGGCGGGCTGCACCGATATCGCTGATCTGGTCGCCACGCTGTCAAGCCGGGCCGAGGCGGCGGCACAAGTCATAGACGCCGCCCTTGGCCGGGCGGGAACGGGCGAGGCAAAGCCATGAAGTCGAGTGATCCTCTGGACAAGAAAGGCCTCATTTACGAGGCGTTCCGCATCGAGGGCATCGCGCCCGAGGAATGCCGCTCGATCTTTCTCGATTGGGCGCTGTCGCTGCCCGAGGGTCAGGACACGCAAGCCGCCATCGCGCATTTCCTTGACCGTTATCAGCCAGGCAACCCGGACCATCCGATGACGCAAGTTCTGCAGGAAGGCCAGCAGGCCGCAGCACGTCCGCGCCGCCGTGGCGGCTGGAAATCGCGCCCGAGAGACTGACCATTCGGCGCGTCGGGGCGCCTTCGGGGATTTGAGCGCCCCATGAGCGCCAGAGAGATACCACGCAATTGAGCCCAATTCGTCGCGAATTGGCCGCAATCGACCTGCATCTTCCAATCCAATTCAGGGGCCTTTCTCATCGCGGGGATCCCCAACCGGATAAGGCGACAAGCCGCAGGAGGACAGTATGTCTAGATTCACTACACCCATTCGGATCGCATCCGCGCTGGCGCTTGCCGTTGGTGTCTCGGCTTGCGCAAGCGCGCCCAGCCAGACAGTGACCCGTGCCGCCATCGTCGACACGGCGCAGCCCGCGCCCACAATGGCGCTCGATATCCAGTCCGTGCGCGTCAGCGTTCCCGAGACCCTGCAGGTCTCGGAAGCCAACAGCTATTACCCAGGCGGCGACATCGTCTGGCGCGGCGAGCCGATGGGCGACCGCCACGCGCAGGTCAAGGCCATCTTCGACGAGGCCATGGCGCGCGGCACGGCCGAGATGTCCTCGGGCATCCCCGCTGTTCTCGACATTCAGGTCACGCGCTTTCATGCGTTGACGCAAAAGGCGCGCTATTCGGTTGGCGGCGTGCATGACATGACATTCATCGCCACGCTGCGCGATCCGGCCACCGGCGCGCCCCTGACGCCGCCGCGCCGCATCAAGGCCGATCTCAAGGGATATGGCGGCAATGCGGCCATCGCCGCCGAGCAGCGCGGCGAGACCCAGAAGGTGCGCATCACCGACCACTTGGCCAAGGTGATCCGCCAGGAACTGATCCAGCCGGGCAGCTATCACGCCAAGGACCTCGGCCTGATGGCGATGTTCACCACGAAATAGGCTTTGCGCGCAGATCGAAACCCTCTAAGGGGACGGCATGACACCGTCCCCTTTTCCCGTGATCCGCCTCAAACCCAAAACCTCACCAAAGGCCGTGCGCTTCGGCGCGCCTTGGGTTTATGACAATGAGCTGGTCACAGACCGGCGCACCAAGGCAATCGCCCCCGGCACCATCGCCCTGCTGGAGGATGCCGAGCGTGCGCCGCTGGCCCTTGTCGCCGTCAATCCGGCCTCGCGCATCATGGCGCGTGTGCTGGACCTCGACACCTCAGCAACCATTGATCGTGCCTGGCTGACCGCACGCCTGACCCGCGCGCTTGCGCTGCGGACGCGGCTATATGATGCGCCCTATTACCGTCTGATCCATGCTGAGGCTGACGGCCTGCCGGGCGTGGTGATCGACCGTTTTGGCGATACCTGCGTGATCCAGCCCAATGCAGCCTGGGCCGAGGTCATGCTGGACGATCTGGCCGCCGCCACTGCCGAGGTGACGGGCGCGCGCAACATTCTGAAGAACGCCAGCGGCCGCGCGCGCGGCCTCGAAGGGCTGGACGATGCGTCATCCGTGCTGATCGGCGCCGCGCCCGATGCGCCGGTGCAGGTGCCGATGAACGGGGCCACCTATCTGGCGGACCTCACGGGCGGGCAGAAAACCGGCCTCTTCTTTGACCAGCGGCCCAATCACGCCTTTGCCGCGCGCCTGTCCCAGGGCGCGCGCGTGCTCGATGTTTTCAGCCATGTCGGGGGCTTTTCCCTTGCTGCGATGGCGGCGGGCGCGGCCTCGGCGCTGGCGGTCGACGGCTCTGAGCCGGCGCTGGCCCTTGCGCAGGGCGGCGCGGATGCGATGGGGCTGGGCGAGGCCTTTCAGACACGGCGCGGCGATGCGTTTGACGTGCTGACGGCCTTGGGGCAGGAGGGCGCGCAATTCGATGTGGTCATTTGCGACCCGCCCGCTTTCGCGCCCTCGAAAAAGGCGCTGGAGGCCGGACTGCGCGCCTATGAGCGCACCGCGCGCCTTGCCGCGCCGCTGGTGGCACAGGGCGGTTACTTGGGCCTTTGCTCCTGCAGTCATGCGGCCGATATAGACGCGTTCCGCCGCGCCAGCCTGCGCGGCATCGGGCGCGGACTGCACGAGACGGGCCGCAGCCCGCAGCTCATCCACACCGGCGGCGCGGGGCCGGATCATCCAATGCATCCGCAACTGGCCGAGAGCGGCTATCTCAAGGCGCTCTTTTTCCGGCTGTGAAGGCGCTGCTGGATACATGCGTGATCTACCCCACGGTCATGCGCCAGATGCTGCTGGGCGCCGCGAGGGCAGGGGCATTCACCCCGCTTTGGTCCGCGCGCATCATCGAGGAATGGCAGCGCGCGTCGATCAAGCTGGGGCCGGATGGCATGGCGCAGGCGGCCTCCGAGGCGGCGCTGCTGAAAATGGACTGGCCGGGGGCAGAGGTGCGCTGGCCCCAGTCGCTCGAGGATCGGCTCTGGCTGCCGGACCCGGCGGACACCCATGTGCTGGCCGCCGCCATTGCCGGCTCGGCGGACATGATCATAACGCTCAACGCCAAGGATTTCCCGCGCCAGATCCTGGCCGAAGAGGGGCTGTCGCGCAGCGATCCAGACGCAGTCCTGCATGGGATCTGGCAGGCACAGCCCGAGATGATGGCGGACGTGGCGAGCGCGGTGCTGACCGAGGCGCGCCGGCTCGGCGGCCAGGACTGGACGCTGCGCCCCTTGCTGAAAAAGGCCCGCCTGCCGCGCCTTGCAAAGGCGCTGACGCAGGATTGAGCGGCTCAGCCCTGGCTCCAGCGGCCCTCCAGCTTTTCGATGGCGGCAATGCGCTCGGCTGTTTTGGGATGGCTCATCAGCCAGGCGGGCGCGGCGCCAGAATTCGACTTGGTCAGCGCCTCCAGCTTGCGAAAGAGTGACTTCTGCGGCTCGGTTCCGATCCCCGCCTTCACCAGCAGAGCGGCGGCATATTCATCCGCCTCGTACTCGTCCCTGCGCGACAACCGGGCGGAGAGGAGAGAGGTCAGCGCCCCCGCGATCA
Encoded here:
- a CDS encoding RDD family protein; this translates as MHSPASPHAALPDPIAQPEFYAGVPTKRLLAWLIDSVLILVFCVIALILTLGIGFFFLPALMLAVGLVYRIATLSRGSATWGMVMMAIELRRHDGARLDPLTAALHTLGYSASMAFVLPQVISVLLMLTDGAGRGLSDMILGTAMLNRRAAG
- a CDS encoding DUF2852 domain-containing protein, producing MTTTAQHPTAAGSAMRWLDGITAWLDRRGTLAWVALLVVSFATIWPIGLALLGYLIWSKRPMRDHSTCRTAPFASRMTASRSSGNTAFDAYRDETLRRLQDEQASFEQFLERLRAAKDKAEFDQFMSERSENRRKDAEETGETGER
- a CDS encoding bifunctional [glutamine synthetase] adenylyltransferase/[glutamine synthetase]-adenylyl-L-tyrosine phosphorylase, with amino-acid sequence MNFSDRITRVPHPFAQDHADEALARYPDVTGDVAGLIAGAAGCSPYLRQLMQSEADWLPSALEAPEEEMANLMNGLRAHEGDPGAALRRAKRRAALLIGLADLGGVWPLAQVTQALSDLADLACDIALRHAIAQELRRGKLPGMTEADLDTCGGMTVLAMGKMGAGELNYSSDIDLICLYDETRFDGDDQHEARAAFVRATRRMAQMLSENTAEGYVFRTDLRLRPDPGVTPVCMSMAAAEAYYESLGRTWERAAYIKARPSAGDLEAGAQFLKTLTPFVWRRHLDFAAIEDAHNMRLRIRAHKGLGADLGGPLDLMGHNMKLGRGGIREIEFFTQTRQLIAGGRDPSLRMRGTLEGLKGLAEKEWVPAKVAEDLADHYRFHREVEHRLQMLRDQQTHDLPTTDEEFGRLAAFMGRDAEGLKDELLSRLCDVDGVIERFFKPEGGAGEDAAREAEQGTWLDPKVIARWPGYPALRSDRAVQIFRRLRPDILTRLSRTSHPEEALLAFDGFLAGLPAGVQVFSLFESNPQLIELLVDIVGTAPALAAYLSRNAAVFDAVIAGDFFAPWPGLAALRADIAARLAREADYEARLIALRSWRREWHFRIGVHHLRGLVDAATSARHYADLAEAVLGALWPEVVAQFAAKHGPPPGRGAAVMGMGSLGTRALNAASDLDLIVIYDADGAEGSDGRRPLAVQPYYARLTQAMISGLTAQMTGGRLYEVDMRLRPSGNQGPVAVSLAAFRSYQQNEAWGWEHLALTRARAVAGEADLGAEIQAFRADLIAEVAARPNAESRLAQEVIDMRARIAAAKPPEGPLDPKLGPGRLQDVQLIAQAAVLVSGRAVTGARAGVSAGIAAGRALGWWDEAGASALSRAAAICRDVQMTARLLGDGPLDPETLGAGARAFVLREAGCTDIADLVATLSSRAEAAAQVIDAALGRAGTGEAKP
- a CDS encoding DUF6778 family protein, which encodes MSRFTTPIRIASALALAVGVSACASAPSQTVTRAAIVDTAQPAPTMALDIQSVRVSVPETLQVSEANSYYPGGDIVWRGEPMGDRHAQVKAIFDEAMARGTAEMSSGIPAVLDIQVTRFHALTQKARYSVGGVHDMTFIATLRDPATGAPLTPPRRIKADLKGYGGNAAIAAEQRGETQKVRITDHLAKVIRQELIQPGSYHAKDLGLMAMFTTK
- a CDS encoding RSP_2647 family RNA methyltransferase codes for the protein MTPSPFPVIRLKPKTSPKAVRFGAPWVYDNELVTDRRTKAIAPGTIALLEDAERAPLALVAVNPASRIMARVLDLDTSATIDRAWLTARLTRALALRTRLYDAPYYRLIHAEADGLPGVVIDRFGDTCVIQPNAAWAEVMLDDLAAATAEVTGARNILKNASGRARGLEGLDDASSVLIGAAPDAPVQVPMNGATYLADLTGGQKTGLFFDQRPNHAFAARLSQGARVLDVFSHVGGFSLAAMAAGAASALAVDGSEPALALAQGGADAMGLGEAFQTRRGDAFDVLTALGQEGAQFDVVICDPPAFAPSKKALEAGLRAYERTARLAAPLVAQGGYLGLCSCSHAADIDAFRRASLRGIGRGLHETGRSPQLIHTGGAGPDHPMHPQLAESGYLKALFFRL